The proteins below come from a single Caenibius sp. WL genomic window:
- the lpdA gene encoding dihydrolipoyl dehydrogenase: MSEQYDVIVLGSGPGGYVAAIRSAQLGLKTAIVERESLGGICLNWGCIPTKALLRSAEVFHQMQHAADYGLAAEKITADLAAIVKRSRGVAKQLNQGVTHLMKKNKIAVHMGEGTLTAPGTLDVKGEKGTETLSAKHIIVATGARARDLPFAPADGKRIWTYRHAMTPPEMPGKLLVIGSGAIGIEFASFYNDIGAEVTVVEMMDRIVPVEDADVSAFLEKALTKQGMTIKTGAALEELKAGPKGVSAKIKTKDGKIETGEYSHVIVAIGIQPNTENIGLETLGAKLERGFIQIDGYGRTGVTGLWAIGDCVPGPWLAHKASHEGVTAAEAIAQELGNKDVHPHALDRNNIPGCTYCHPQIASVGLTEAKAKEAGYEVKVGTFPFIGNGKAIALGEAEGFIKTVFDAKTGELLGAHMIGAEVTELIQGYVVGKQLETTEAELIQTIFPHPTLSEMIHESTLAAYGRAIHI, translated from the coding sequence GTGAGTGAACAATACGACGTCATCGTTCTTGGTTCTGGCCCTGGTGGGTATGTGGCGGCGATCCGCAGTGCGCAGCTGGGTTTGAAGACGGCGATAGTGGAGCGTGAGAGCCTGGGGGGCATCTGTCTCAACTGGGGGTGCATTCCGACCAAGGCGCTGCTGCGTTCGGCCGAAGTGTTCCACCAGATGCAGCATGCGGCCGATTATGGCCTTGCCGCCGAGAAGATCACTGCCGATCTCGCTGCCATCGTCAAGCGCTCGCGCGGGGTAGCCAAACAGCTCAATCAGGGCGTCACCCACCTGATGAAGAAGAACAAGATCGCCGTCCACATGGGTGAAGGCACGCTGACCGCGCCCGGCACGCTGGACGTGAAAGGCGAGAAGGGCACCGAAACGCTCAGCGCCAAACACATCATCGTCGCCACCGGGGCGCGGGCGCGCGATCTGCCGTTTGCCCCGGCCGATGGCAAACGCATCTGGACTTATCGCCACGCGATGACCCCGCCCGAAATGCCCGGCAAGCTGCTGGTGATCGGTTCGGGCGCGATCGGGATCGAATTCGCCAGCTTCTACAACGATATCGGCGCCGAAGTGACCGTTGTCGAAATGATGGATCGGATCGTGCCGGTGGAAGATGCCGATGTCTCCGCGTTCCTTGAAAAGGCGCTCACCAAACAGGGCATGACAATCAAAACCGGCGCCGCGCTGGAGGAACTGAAAGCAGGCCCCAAGGGCGTTTCGGCGAAGATCAAGACGAAGGATGGCAAGATCGAGACGGGCGAATACAGCCATGTGATCGTCGCCATCGGCATCCAGCCCAACACCGAGAATATCGGTCTGGAGACACTGGGGGCGAAGCTCGAGCGCGGGTTCATCCAGATCGACGGCTATGGCCGCACCGGCGTGACGGGCCTGTGGGCCATTGGCGATTGCGTGCCCGGCCCGTGGCTGGCGCACAAGGCGAGCCATGAAGGCGTGACCGCGGCCGAAGCGATCGCGCAGGAACTGGGCAACAAGGACGTGCATCCGCACGCTCTCGACCGAAACAACATCCCGGGCTGCACCTACTGCCACCCGCAGATCGCCTCTGTCGGCCTGACCGAGGCCAAGGCGAAGGAGGCGGGGTACGAGGTGAAAGTGGGCACGTTCCCGTTCATCGGCAACGGCAAGGCGATTGCGCTGGGCGAAGCGGAAGGGTTCATCAAGACGGTGTTCGATGCCAAGACGGGCGAACTGCTGGGCGCGCACATGATCGGGGCGGAAGTGACCGAACTGATCCAGGGCTATGTCGTGGGCAAGCAGCTCGAAACCACCGAGGCCGAACTGATCCAGACCATCTTCCCCCATCCCACACTCAGCGAAATGATCCACGAAAGCACTCTCGCCGCTTACGGTCGCGCTATCCATATTTGA
- a CDS encoding phosphotransferase has translation MNGQGTVAEANSGTTPVREGYAFDEAALAGWMAKNVEGFSGPLSIEQFKGGQSNPTYKLITPGRSYVLRRKPPGQLLKGAHAVEREARVLTALHGEGFPVAKVYGLCTDENVIGTWFYVMEMVEGRIFWDATVPGVSSAERAAIFDAMNATIAKLHTLDFNALGLGDYGKPGNYFARQIGRWSKQYFDDDLAGRDPNMDRLIAWLETNLPEGDEAASIIHGDFRIDNMIFHPTEPRVLAVLDWELSTLGHPGADFAYNAMMYRMPPHIVAGLSGTDIAALGIPDENAYLEAYCCRTGAQGMPGYPYYMAFNFFRLAAIFHGIKGRVMRGTAASTQASQRVKVLPELMELAWQQAVIAGA, from the coding sequence ATGAACGGGCAGGGTACTGTTGCCGAGGCCAATTCCGGCACCACTCCGGTTCGCGAAGGCTATGCTTTCGACGAGGCCGCGCTGGCGGGCTGGATGGCGAAAAACGTGGAGGGCTTTTCCGGCCCCTTGAGCATCGAACAGTTCAAGGGCGGGCAGTCCAATCCGACCTACAAGCTCATCACACCGGGCAGGAGCTATGTTCTGCGGCGCAAGCCGCCGGGGCAATTGTTGAAAGGCGCGCATGCGGTCGAACGCGAAGCGCGTGTGCTCACAGCGCTGCATGGCGAAGGATTCCCTGTCGCGAAGGTCTATGGTCTGTGCACCGATGAGAATGTCATCGGGACATGGTTCTACGTGATGGAAATGGTCGAAGGCCGCATCTTCTGGGATGCGACCGTGCCCGGCGTATCCAGCGCGGAGCGGGCGGCGATCTTCGATGCGATGAATGCCACCATCGCGAAGCTCCATACGCTCGATTTCAATGCGCTGGGCCTGGGTGATTACGGCAAGCCCGGCAATTATTTTGCGCGGCAGATCGGCCGTTGGTCGAAACAGTATTTCGACGATGATCTGGCAGGCCGCGATCCCAATATGGACCGGTTGATCGCATGGCTGGAAACCAATCTGCCGGAGGGGGACGAAGCCGCGAGCATCATTCACGGCGATTTCCGGATCGATAACATGATCTTCCACCCGACCGAGCCGCGCGTTCTGGCGGTGCTCGATTGGGAATTGTCGACACTGGGGCATCCGGGTGCCGATTTCGCTTATAATGCGATGATGTACCGCATGCCGCCGCATATCGTGGCGGGACTTTCCGGTACGGATATTGCCGCGCTCGGGATTCCTGATGAGAACGCTTACCTTGAAGCCTATTGCTGCCGGACCGGGGCTCAGGGGATGCCCGGCTATCCTTATTACATGGCGTTCAATTTCTTCCGCCTTGCGGCCATTTTCCATGGCATCAAAGGGCGCGTCATGCGCGGTACGGCGGCAAGCACGCAGGCATCACAGCGAGTTAAAGTCCTGCCCGAACTGATGGAACTCGCATGGCAGCAGGCCGTGATTGCCGGGGCCTGA
- a CDS encoding acyl-CoA dehydrogenase family protein, translating into MTISARAMDLADRVEAFVREVVFPYEHDPRRDHHGAPLDDLVMELREKARAAGVLTPHILPDGSHLTQRETAMVLIRSGLSPLGPLACNTNAPDEGNMYLLGHVGSAELKERFLRPMIDGRARSAFLMTEPAEWGGAGSDPSMMKTTCHRDGDHWVVNGRKAFITGFAGARVGIVMAKAEEGACMFLVDLPDPAIRIEAVPNTIDSSMPGGHATLTIDNLRIPAHQMLGKAGEGFQYAQVRLSPARLSHCMRWLGACIRAQEIATDYACRREAFGKALIDHEGVGFMLAENRIELRQAELIIDWCASVLDSGSLGTEESSMAKVAVSEALQRIADRCVQVMGGTGVTDRTIVEQVYREIRAFRIYDGPTEVHKWSLAKRIKREWKQAQDLA; encoded by the coding sequence ATGACGATTTCTGCGCGTGCCATGGACCTGGCTGACAGGGTCGAAGCGTTTGTTCGCGAGGTCGTGTTTCCTTACGAGCATGATCCCCGGCGCGATCATCATGGCGCGCCGCTGGATGACCTTGTGATGGAACTGCGGGAAAAGGCGCGGGCGGCGGGCGTGCTGACGCCGCATATCCTGCCCGATGGGAGCCATCTGACGCAGCGTGAAACCGCGATGGTCCTGATCCGTTCAGGTCTCTCGCCGCTCGGCCCGCTCGCTTGCAACACCAATGCGCCGGACGAAGGGAACATGTATCTGCTCGGTCATGTCGGCAGCGCGGAATTGAAGGAGCGCTTTCTGCGGCCGATGATCGATGGCCGGGCACGCTCCGCCTTCCTGATGACGGAGCCCGCCGAATGGGGCGGCGCGGGATCGGACCCGTCGATGATGAAGACCACCTGCCACCGCGATGGCGATCATTGGGTGGTGAACGGGCGCAAGGCCTTCATCACCGGCTTCGCCGGGGCCAGGGTTGGCATCGTTATGGCAAAGGCAGAGGAAGGGGCGTGCATGTTCCTGGTCGATCTGCCCGATCCGGCCATCCGTATCGAGGCTGTGCCGAATACGATAGACAGTTCGATGCCTGGCGGCCACGCCACGTTGACTATCGATAATCTGCGCATTCCCGCCCATCAGATGCTGGGTAAAGCGGGCGAAGGTTTCCAATATGCGCAAGTGCGCCTCAGTCCCGCGCGCCTGTCGCATTGCATGCGCTGGCTGGGGGCATGCATACGCGCGCAGGAAATCGCGACCGATTATGCTTGCCGCCGCGAAGCGTTTGGCAAGGCCCTGATCGACCATGAGGGCGTGGGTTTCATGCTGGCCGAAAACCGCATCGAATTGCGGCAGGCGGAATTGATTATCGATTGGTGCGCATCCGTGCTCGACAGCGGTTCGCTGGGTACGGAGGAAAGCTCCATGGCCAAAGTCGCGGTATCGGAAGCGCTGCAACGGATTGCCGACCGTTGCGTGCAGGTTATGGGTGGCACGGGCGTCACCGACCGCACGATCGTGGAACAGGTCTATCGCGAAATCCGGGCCTTCCGCATTTATGACGGCCCGACCGAAGTCCACAAGTGGAGCCTTGCGAAGAGGATCAAGCGCGAATGGAAACAGGCACAGGACTTGGCATGA
- a CDS encoding 2-oxo acid dehydrogenase subunit E2, with protein sequence MADIRPFCMPKWGIEMTEGTIAEWMVKEGEAFTKGQLLCLIETAKITNEVEAEYDAVVRRILVGEGEDAQAVGTLLAVFADPAATDEEVQAFIDGFRPVETKVAAQAASSAPVTAPADVAPAAAPAKRKIETNRPISPEALKLAEEHGVDLDDVEGTGRNGRITYQDVDQVRRPASQPRLRGLAALVEETAAVFASPLARRLAALHGIDLGGVAGTGPRGRICKADVLALVPEPASGAAAFGAPFVPVDNRPEVVPFDKIRKVVARRLTQAKQELPHFYLRLSARADALMELRKTANLVLGCKASINDYVVKAVAIALVRNPDVNVQVHGEDVHRFPHADIAIAVASPKGLVTPIVRQADRMRIDQLAGETRRLIDKANAGNLSFEDMDGGTFSVSNLGMFGIEQFDAIINPPQAAILAVGAATRQPVEAADGGVAFENRIAFTLSVDHRAIDGAVGARFMETLKTLIEEPEGLFA encoded by the coding sequence ATGGCTGATATCCGCCCATTCTGCATGCCCAAGTGGGGCATCGAAATGACCGAGGGGACCATTGCCGAATGGATGGTGAAGGAGGGCGAAGCCTTCACCAAAGGGCAACTCCTCTGCTTGATCGAAACCGCCAAGATCACCAACGAGGTTGAGGCTGAATACGATGCTGTCGTCCGCCGGATTCTGGTGGGCGAGGGCGAAGACGCGCAAGCTGTCGGCACTCTGCTGGCGGTATTCGCCGATCCCGCGGCTACTGATGAGGAAGTGCAGGCCTTTATCGATGGGTTCCGTCCTGTCGAAACCAAAGTCGCCGCACAGGCTGCGTCTTCCGCCCCCGTCACGGCGCCTGCTGACGTAGCACCAGCCGCCGCTCCTGCGAAAAGGAAGATCGAAACCAATCGTCCCATCAGCCCCGAAGCGCTGAAGCTGGCGGAAGAACACGGGGTCGATCTCGATGATGTCGAAGGCACCGGTCGCAACGGGCGGATTACCTATCAGGACGTCGATCAGGTGCGCCGCCCGGCTTCGCAGCCCCGCCTGCGCGGGCTTGCCGCCCTGGTGGAAGAAACGGCGGCGGTATTCGCATCGCCTCTCGCGCGGCGTTTGGCCGCACTCCACGGGATCGATCTTGGCGGGGTTGCCGGGACCGGCCCACGCGGGCGCATCTGCAAGGCGGACGTGCTGGCGCTGGTGCCCGAACCTGCCTCTGGCGCCGCGGCATTCGGTGCGCCTTTTGTGCCGGTGGACAACCGGCCTGAAGTCGTCCCGTTCGACAAGATTCGCAAAGTCGTGGCCCGCCGGCTGACGCAGGCCAAGCAGGAACTGCCGCACTTCTATCTGCGCCTTTCGGCGCGGGCCGATGCGCTGATGGAATTGCGCAAGACGGCCAATCTCGTGCTCGGGTGCAAGGCCTCGATCAACGATTATGTGGTCAAGGCGGTGGCTATCGCGCTTGTCCGCAATCCCGATGTCAATGTGCAGGTGCATGGGGAAGACGTGCACCGTTTCCCCCACGCTGATATCGCCATTGCGGTTGCCAGTCCGAAGGGCTTGGTCACGCCGATTGTCCGGCAGGCCGACCGCATGCGGATCGACCAGTTGGCGGGCGAGACGCGGCGGCTGATCGACAAGGCCAACGCCGGGAACCTGTCGTTCGAGGATATGGACGGGGGCACATTCTCCGTTTCCAATCTGGGCATGTTCGGGATCGAACAGTTCGATGCGATTATCAATCCACCGCAAGCCGCGATCCTGGCGGTGGGGGCCGCGACGCGCCAGCCGGTGGAGGCCGCCGATGGCGGTGTGGCATTCGAAAACCGGATTGCCTTCACTCTGTCAGTCGATCATCGGGCAATCGATGGCGCTGTCGGTGCGCGGTTCATGGAAACGCTCAAGACCTTGATCGAAGAGCCCGAAGGGCTGTTCGCCTGA
- a CDS encoding alpha-ketoacid dehydrogenase subunit beta — translation MAQMMYREAVVSTIAEEMERDPNVVMLGEDIVGGMGTAGGPEAIGGIWSTSVGLFDKFGKERMIDTPISESAIIGAASGLALAGKRPIAELMFADFIGVCLDQIWNQMAKFRYMFGGKTRCPAVLRLVYGAGYNAAAQHSQSVHQILTGMPGLKVVMPSSPADVKGLLRTAIRDDDPVVFLEHKALYGMKGDVPDDPNFTIPFGHARLTRAGEDVTIVSSGLLLGFCEAVADKLAQEGIGCDVIDLRTTSPLDEEAILDSIEVTGRLVVVDEAPPRCGLAADICALAAAKAFSSLKAPPQAVTPPHTPIPFARELESAYLPSTDKIEAAVRKVLGWR, via the coding sequence ATGGCTCAGATGATGTACCGCGAGGCAGTGGTCTCGACGATTGCCGAAGAAATGGAGCGCGACCCCAACGTTGTGATGCTGGGGGAAGATATCGTCGGCGGCATGGGAACCGCGGGCGGGCCGGAAGCCATCGGCGGAATCTGGTCGACCTCGGTCGGCCTGTTCGACAAGTTCGGCAAAGAACGGATGATCGACACCCCGATTTCGGAAAGCGCGATTATCGGCGCGGCCTCGGGTCTGGCCTTGGCGGGCAAGCGGCCGATCGCGGAACTGATGTTCGCCGATTTCATCGGTGTCTGTCTGGACCAGATCTGGAACCAGATGGCCAAATTTCGTTACATGTTCGGTGGCAAGACCCGCTGCCCGGCAGTGCTGCGCCTGGTCTATGGCGCAGGCTACAACGCGGCGGCGCAGCATAGCCAGTCCGTGCACCAGATTCTGACCGGCATGCCGGGCTTGAAAGTCGTGATGCCGTCCAGCCCGGCCGACGTCAAAGGCCTGCTGCGCACGGCCATTCGCGATGACGATCCGGTGGTATTCCTGGAGCATAAAGCGCTTTACGGGATGAAAGGGGACGTGCCGGACGATCCGAACTTCACGATTCCCTTCGGCCATGCGCGGCTGACCCGTGCGGGGGAAGATGTCACCATCGTTTCATCCGGCCTCCTGCTGGGCTTTTGCGAAGCGGTGGCCGACAAACTGGCGCAGGAGGGGATCGGTTGCGATGTGATCGACTTGCGCACCACCAGCCCGCTGGATGAAGAAGCCATTCTCGATTCCATCGAGGTCACCGGGCGTCTGGTGGTGGTGGACGAAGCACCCCCACGGTGCGGTCTTGCGGCGGATATCTGCGCACTGGCGGCCGCCAAGGCGTTTTCCAGCCTCAAGGCGCCGCCGCAGGCGGTTACTCCGCCGCATACTCCGATCCCGTTCGCCCGCGAACTGGAAAGCGCATACCTGCCTTCGACCGACAAGATCGAGGCAGCGGTGCGCAAGGTTCTCGGCTGGCGCTGA
- a CDS encoding thiamine pyrophosphate-dependent dehydrogenase E1 component subunit alpha, whose product MQLSREALLGAYRRMKVVREFEERLHVEIQTGEIAGFTHLYCGQEAVAVGVCDHLDREDKIISTHRGHGHCLAKGCDVVDMMKEIWGSREGLCKGKGGSMHIADVDVGMLGANGIVGAGAPIAVGAAISAKIDGKGKVSIAFSGDGACNQGTTFEAMNLAVVTQAPCIFVFENNHYSEHTGVDYAVGTANDIASRAEAFGMKVWRADGTDFFAVYETMREVLDHVRAGNGPAAVEFDTERFFGHFEGDPQRYRGKGEVDRIRETRDCLKNFRASVTSAKLLTDEDLDTLDAEVLAEIENAVQAARAAERPTADDVLADVYIAY is encoded by the coding sequence ATGCAACTGAGCCGAGAAGCGCTGCTGGGTGCCTATCGCCGCATGAAGGTGGTGCGGGAGTTCGAGGAACGTCTGCACGTGGAAATCCAGACCGGGGAAATCGCCGGTTTTACCCATCTCTATTGCGGGCAGGAAGCCGTGGCGGTGGGGGTGTGCGATCACCTGGACCGGGAAGACAAGATCATCTCCACTCACAGGGGCCACGGGCACTGCCTGGCCAAGGGATGCGACGTGGTGGACATGATGAAGGAGATCTGGGGTAGCCGCGAAGGGCTTTGCAAAGGCAAGGGCGGCTCCATGCATATTGCCGATGTGGATGTCGGCATGCTGGGCGCCAACGGGATCGTGGGGGCGGGCGCCCCTATCGCGGTGGGCGCAGCGATCTCCGCCAAGATCGATGGCAAAGGAAAAGTCTCGATCGCCTTTTCGGGTGATGGCGCGTGCAATCAGGGGACCACGTTCGAAGCGATGAATCTGGCCGTGGTGACGCAGGCGCCGTGCATCTTCGTGTTCGAGAACAACCATTATTCCGAACACACCGGCGTGGATTACGCGGTTGGCACGGCCAACGACATCGCCAGCCGCGCGGAAGCGTTCGGCATGAAAGTCTGGCGCGCCGATGGCACCGATTTCTTCGCTGTTTATGAAACCATGCGCGAAGTTCTCGACCATGTTCGCGCGGGCAACGGCCCGGCGGCGGTGGAATTCGATACCGAACGCTTCTTCGGGCATTTCGAAGGCGATCCACAGCGTTATCGCGGCAAGGGGGAAGTCGACCGCATCCGGGAAACGCGCGATTGCCTGAAGAATTTCCGCGCCAGCGTCACCAGCGCGAAGCTGCTGACCGATGAGGATCTCGACACGCTCGATGCCGAGGTTCTGGCGGAGATCGAAAATGCGGTGCAGGCCGCCCGCGCTGCGGAGCGCCCCACCGCCGATGACGTCCTTGCCGACGTTTACATTGCCTACTGA
- a CDS encoding acyl-CoA dehydrogenase family protein: MDIDLSPEEAAFRDEVRAFLRDNLPAAVKSGAAASPTVFVEPEIGQAWNAVLHAKGWLGYNWPAEYGGTGWSPVQRYIFEKECAEEGAPSLTVMGLKLLAPVLWTFGTPEQKAHYLPRILSGEDYWCQGFSEPGSGSDLASLKCRAVRDGDRYILNGSKIWTTHAHHANRMFCLVRTDTEGKKQAGISFLLVDLNQPGISVRPILTVAGDHEVNQVFLEDVVVPVSDRVGEEGAGWTIAKFLLENERGGSCHAPKLIYDLAQLEQAAKSECDGKGHALADDPQWQRRIARVRLAAQALEMIELRIVTEIAKGRKPGPQTSLTKLLASNLRQDIDLLAVDLYGALGLQLEMRRPLYGDRAPAPLHTQAAQVAAPRYLNSLAWTIFGGSNEIQSNIIARSVLDL; this comes from the coding sequence ATGGATATCGACCTCTCCCCTGAAGAAGCCGCATTTCGCGATGAGGTGCGGGCATTCTTGCGGGACAATCTGCCCGCTGCGGTCAAGTCCGGCGCCGCGGCATCACCGACGGTATTTGTCGAACCCGAAATCGGCCAGGCATGGAATGCCGTTCTCCATGCCAAGGGCTGGCTGGGATACAATTGGCCTGCGGAGTATGGCGGGACCGGCTGGAGCCCGGTGCAGCGCTACATTTTCGAGAAGGAATGCGCAGAGGAAGGCGCGCCCAGCCTGACGGTTATGGGGCTGAAACTTCTCGCGCCGGTTCTCTGGACATTCGGCACGCCTGAACAGAAGGCGCATTATCTGCCGCGCATCCTGTCGGGCGAGGACTACTGGTGCCAGGGTTTTTCCGAGCCGGGCAGCGGTTCGGATCTTGCTTCGCTCAAATGCCGCGCTGTGCGGGATGGGGATCGCTATATCCTCAACGGATCGAAGATCTGGACCACGCATGCGCATCACGCCAACCGTATGTTCTGTCTCGTGAGGACGGATACCGAGGGCAAGAAGCAGGCAGGCATTTCCTTCCTGCTGGTGGACCTCAATCAGCCCGGCATATCGGTGCGTCCGATCCTGACCGTAGCAGGCGATCACGAAGTCAATCAGGTGTTTCTGGAAGACGTTGTCGTGCCGGTATCGGATCGTGTGGGCGAAGAAGGGGCGGGCTGGACCATCGCCAAGTTCCTCCTCGAAAACGAACGGGGCGGTTCCTGCCATGCGCCGAAGCTGATTTACGATCTCGCGCAACTGGAGCAGGCGGCCAAGAGCGAATGCGATGGCAAGGGACATGCTCTTGCCGACGATCCGCAATGGCAGCGCCGCATTGCCAGGGTGCGGCTCGCCGCACAGGCGCTGGAGATGATCGAACTGCGGATCGTCACCGAGATCGCCAAGGGCCGCAAACCGGGGCCACAAACTTCGCTGACCAAGCTCCTTGCGTCCAATTTGCGGCAGGACATCGATCTGCTGGCAGTGGATTTGTATGGGGCGCTAGGCCTTCAGCTCGAAATGCGGCGGCCGCTTTATGGCGATCGCGCGCCCGCGCCACTGCATACGCAAGCCGCGCAAGTGGCGGCACCGCGTTACCTGAACAGTCTGGCCTGGACGATTTTCGGCGGGTCGAACGAAATTCAGTCCAACATCATCGCACGGTCGGTGCTCGACCTGTGA
- a CDS encoding thiolase family protein, whose amino-acid sequence MMGNVCIVGIGIHPFGRTDGLSGLDQGVFAVRQALADAGVEWSDVQFAYGGSDAAGNPDTMVERLGLTGVQFINVRNGCAAGGSALFSAQMAIKSGEFELGLAVGFDKHPRGAFNALPSEYNLPDWYGEAGYMITTQFFANKIMRYMHDHGISPQSLGRVAEKAFRNAVHAPHAWRREPVMLTDIMNAPMVSDPYTKFMFCSPAEGGVALLLASEKKARELGKPLVRLKAATMRTRPPGSFEVFAPSIDVERGGSATNIASAAAFDLAGIGPEDIAVAQLQDTEAGAEIMHMAENGFCRDGEQERWLAEGLTEIDGKLPVNTDGGCLACGEPIGASGLRQVYENVVQLRGDGGGRQVPGCPTTAYSHVYGAPGVSAVTILER is encoded by the coding sequence ATGATGGGCAATGTTTGCATTGTTGGTATCGGTATCCATCCCTTTGGGCGGACGGATGGCCTTTCCGGGCTCGATCAGGGGGTGTTCGCGGTCCGTCAGGCGCTGGCGGATGCCGGAGTGGAATGGAGCGATGTGCAGTTCGCTTATGGCGGTTCCGATGCAGCCGGAAACCCGGACACGATGGTGGAGCGGCTGGGGTTGACGGGGGTTCAGTTCATCAATGTCCGTAACGGTTGCGCGGCGGGCGGATCGGCGCTGTTTTCAGCGCAGATGGCGATCAAATCGGGCGAATTCGAATTGGGGCTGGCGGTCGGTTTCGACAAGCATCCGCGCGGGGCATTCAATGCCCTGCCATCCGAATACAACCTGCCCGACTGGTACGGCGAAGCAGGTTACATGATTACCACCCAGTTCTTTGCCAACAAGATCATGCGGTACATGCACGATCATGGTATTTCCCCGCAATCGCTGGGCCGGGTTGCGGAAAAGGCGTTTCGCAATGCGGTACATGCCCCGCATGCGTGGCGGCGCGAGCCGGTGATGCTGACGGATATCATGAACGCGCCGATGGTCAGCGATCCTTATACCAAGTTCATGTTCTGCTCGCCCGCGGAAGGGGGCGTGGCGCTGCTGCTCGCCAGTGAGAAGAAGGCGCGCGAACTGGGCAAACCGCTTGTCCGTCTGAAAGCGGCGACGATGCGGACGCGCCCGCCGGGCTCGTTCGAGGTGTTCGCGCCGTCCATTGATGTGGAGCGCGGCGGATCGGCAACGAACATCGCCTCGGCCGCCGCATTCGATCTCGCGGGGATCGGGCCGGAGGATATTGCCGTTGCCCAGCTTCAGGATACCGAAGCGGGCGCGGAGATCATGCATATGGCCGAGAACGGCTTCTGCCGGGACGGTGAGCAGGAACGCTGGCTGGCCGAGGGATTGACCGAAATCGACGGCAAGTTGCCGGTCAACACGGATGGCGGTTGCCTTGCCTGTGGTGAGCCGATCGGCGCTTCCGGCCTGCGCCAGGTTTACGAAAACGTGGTCCAGTTGCGCGGGGATGGCGGCGGGCGGCAAGTGCCCGGCTGCCCCACTACCGCTTACAGCCATGTTTACGGCGCCCCCGGCGTTTCTGCCGTAACGATTCTGGAACGCTGA
- a CDS encoding OB-fold domain-containing protein — MRMIAEGLLTDEIPPRLVGGRNRETGRIVFPCPESGEYEPYPLQRQGTLWSYTIQRYRPKSPPYAGPDAFHPWPVGYVELAGETIVEARLTDIAFDDIAIGMPLELTVVPLDAEAIDPVMVHAFKPAGAA; from the coding sequence ATGCGAATGATTGCCGAAGGGCTGCTGACAGATGAGATACCGCCGCGGCTGGTTGGCGGCAGGAATCGGGAAACGGGCCGAATTGTTTTCCCCTGCCCGGAGAGCGGCGAGTACGAGCCTTACCCGCTGCAGCGGCAGGGCACGCTGTGGTCCTACACGATTCAGCGCTATCGCCCGAAGTCGCCGCCTTATGCCGGGCCAGATGCCTTCCATCCCTGGCCTGTCGGTTATGTCGAGCTTGCGGGAGAGACAATTGTCGAAGCGCGCCTGACCGATATCGCGTTTGACGATATCGCCATTGGCATGCCGCTCGAACTGACGGTCGTGCCGCTCGATGCCGAGGCCATCGATCCGGTCATGGTCCATGCCTTCAAACCCGCAGGAGCGGCATGA
- a CDS encoding LuxR C-terminal-related transcriptional regulator translates to MVLLSQENIDAVRVTGPEKIRPAAEALHRIAHAHGMRVAPAHDIADKRTPVDAEGNILAHSVFGWPDEERVWWRNSKLALDSPLTAACRFESQPFWVNAGGFRTMEHNPYLESVDLTNFEHRALTKAAIVVPVHLPFGQIGAVSFNPEDRDKTDLTEDFALLGDAFGLYARTFIATYVQVMGTHQALPPDSRLSKREVECLRWAAIGKTDLEISMIMSRSRATVRFHIHNAATKLNAVNRSQTVFKAAQLGYISLAKK, encoded by the coding sequence ATGGTGCTTCTATCCCAAGAGAACATCGATGCGGTTCGCGTCACCGGCCCGGAGAAAATTCGGCCGGCTGCCGAAGCGCTTCATCGGATCGCGCATGCACATGGCATGCGGGTGGCCCCGGCGCACGATATCGCAGACAAAAGGACGCCGGTTGATGCCGAAGGAAATATCCTGGCCCATTCGGTATTCGGTTGGCCGGATGAAGAGCGGGTGTGGTGGCGCAATTCGAAGCTGGCGCTGGATTCTCCGCTGACTGCGGCATGCCGGTTCGAAAGTCAGCCGTTCTGGGTGAATGCGGGCGGTTTCCGGACGATGGAACACAACCCTTATCTGGAATCGGTCGATCTCACCAATTTCGAACACCGCGCGTTGACCAAGGCAGCGATTGTTGTGCCGGTGCATTTGCCGTTCGGGCAGATCGGTGCGGTCAGCTTCAACCCGGAAGACCGGGATAAGACCGACCTGACCGAGGACTTCGCCCTGCTAGGTGATGCCTTTGGTCTGTATGCGCGAACTTTTATCGCCACCTATGTGCAGGTGATGGGTACGCATCAGGCGCTGCCACCGGATTCGCGTCTGTCCAAACGTGAGGTGGAATGTCTGCGCTGGGCGGCAATCGGGAAGACCGATCTGGAAATCAGCATGATCATGTCGCGCAGCCGGGCAACGGTGCGGTTCCACATCCACAACGCGGCGACCAAGCTCAACGCTGTCAATCGCAGCCAGACCGTCTTCAAAGCGGCGCAACTGGGCTATATCTCACTCGCCAAAAAGTGA